From the Flavimarina sp. Hel_I_48 genome, one window contains:
- a CDS encoding SusD/RagB family nutrient-binding outer membrane lipoprotein — MKTIYLFLFGLLCLMGVSCTTNFDELNENPNSPPEVDPQYLLTNVITVEANANTYDQGFLLADYLAQFSASVEFERIDRYEMGSNSAYWDQIFLLLTDLKSMENLAGYNEAYGAVGDILKSFLFSQLTDMWGDVPYTEALEAKDGKFTPKYDNQESIYTAPETGILAVLQRSAVTLQNTNTSIAGDVMFNNDLGKWTRFANSLRLRYLLRISNRLTDFSEMQALADSGMLIESNEQNAVVPYLSAAPNQFPFFTAALGAYGEHRMTKTVDSVLKLWNDPRISILYKPTQLSVTNGNPQFKGLLNGQNRETISEKDVNLNDISLFGSIYRDVPDGVNGQYMQYAEVQFILAEAAARGYIAGNAQTYYQNAIAGNFNYYGTKVPDGYFEQEAVALTGNRDNDLVKILTQKWLSLITNGHEAWFNIRRTGIPALKPGPDNLNDGRYPARYLYPESEQATNSANYQEAVKRMGGDDINSKVWWEILP; from the coding sequence ATGAAAACTATATATCTATTTTTATTCGGTCTTTTGTGCCTTATGGGCGTGAGTTGTACGACTAATTTTGATGAACTCAATGAAAATCCCAATTCGCCACCCGAAGTAGACCCACAATATTTATTGACCAATGTGATCACTGTTGAGGCCAATGCAAATACTTATGATCAGGGTTTTTTACTGGCTGATTATCTTGCCCAGTTTTCGGCAAGTGTGGAGTTTGAACGTATTGATCGCTACGAGATGGGATCGAACAGCGCATATTGGGATCAGATTTTCCTATTGTTGACTGATCTCAAATCCATGGAAAACCTCGCAGGATACAACGAAGCTTATGGCGCGGTAGGCGATATATTAAAAAGTTTCCTGTTTTCCCAACTTACTGATATGTGGGGCGACGTTCCCTATACCGAAGCGCTGGAAGCAAAAGATGGAAAATTTACCCCTAAATATGATAACCAGGAAAGTATTTATACCGCTCCCGAAACCGGGATACTTGCTGTTTTGCAACGCTCTGCAGTAACATTGCAAAACACAAATACCAGCATCGCCGGAGATGTAATGTTCAATAACGATCTGGGAAAATGGACACGTTTCGCCAATTCCTTGCGCCTGCGCTATTTGCTGCGTATTTCCAACCGACTTACGGATTTTTCTGAAATGCAGGCGCTGGCAGATTCTGGCATGTTGATCGAATCTAACGAGCAAAATGCAGTTGTTCCCTACTTAAGCGCGGCGCCCAACCAGTTTCCATTTTTCACCGCAGCGCTGGGTGCGTATGGTGAACACAGAATGACAAAAACGGTAGATTCTGTTCTGAAATTATGGAACGATCCCCGCATCAGTATCCTTTACAAACCCACCCAATTGAGCGTCACCAATGGAAATCCACAATTTAAAGGCCTTTTGAACGGTCAGAACCGGGAAACTATCAGTGAAAAAGACGTCAATTTGAACGATATTTCGCTGTTTGGGTCGATTTATCGTGATGTGCCAGATGGTGTAAATGGCCAATATATGCAATACGCCGAAGTGCAGTTTATCCTTGCGGAAGCCGCTGCCCGCGGGTATATTGCCGGAAACGCACAAACCTATTATCAAAATGCGATCGCGGGCAATTTCAATTATTATGGCACCAAAGTTCCTGACGGTTATTTTGAACAGGAAGCTGTAGCGCTTACCGGTAATCGGGATAATGATCTCGTTAAAATATTGACCCAAAAATGGCTCAGCCTCATCACCAATGGGCATGAAGCCTGGTTCAATATTCGCCGTACCGGGATTCCAGCTTTAAAACCGGGCCCAGACAATTTAAACGACGGCCGTTATCCCGCACGCTATTTATATCCTGAATCTGAACAAGCGACAAACAGCGCCAATTATCAGGAAGCGGTAAAGCGTATGGGCGGCGATGATATCAATAGTAAAGTATGGTGGGAAATCCTCCCCTAA
- a CDS encoding ABC transporter substrate-binding protein, with translation MKKSIEIFSIIGILMLLISCNSEPKTDDSGLKTASWEDISAKAEGTTVNMMMWQGSPVINNYMNNYVVPQVKEKFNIDLQISGGQGPEIVQLVMGETEAGIENGQVDIVWINGETSFQLRKIDGLWGPFIEQLPNIKFINLEDRYINTDFQQPIEGMEAPWSIGQAAMVYDSAKVASPPRNLDQLESYVKQYPGTFTISNDFSGMTQLKSFLAELGGSPNSLNGAFSEEKYKRLSTKLWAYINRNKKYFWKEGETFPKEQTKMSQLLANGELYLGFGFSEGGIEEKVVSGLYPKTVRSYAWENGTIKNANYMGILNNAPNKAGAMAVINFLISPAAQFEKSHANGMDSNTVLDLERLPQEWATKFKNAPQRQYGLEMDDLKDYAIEEPAPEYMIRLYEDFRTQVIEK, from the coding sequence ATGAAAAAATCAATTGAAATTTTCAGCATAATTGGAATACTGATGCTTCTTATAAGTTGTAATTCCGAGCCGAAAACTGACGATTCTGGCCTAAAAACGGCTTCCTGGGAGGATATTTCGGCGAAAGCGGAAGGAACTACCGTAAATATGATGATGTGGCAGGGCAGCCCGGTGATCAATAATTATATGAACAATTATGTGGTGCCCCAAGTAAAAGAAAAATTTAATATTGACCTCCAAATAAGCGGTGGGCAGGGACCTGAAATCGTACAACTGGTCATGGGCGAGACAGAAGCAGGTATTGAAAACGGCCAAGTAGATATTGTGTGGATCAATGGGGAAACTTCTTTCCAACTGCGCAAAATAGACGGACTCTGGGGTCCTTTCATTGAGCAATTGCCGAATATTAAATTCATAAATCTGGAAGACCGCTACATCAACACAGATTTTCAGCAACCTATTGAAGGTATGGAAGCGCCGTGGAGCATTGGCCAGGCGGCAATGGTGTACGATTCGGCAAAAGTGGCAAGTCCGCCGCGCAATCTTGACCAGCTCGAAAGTTATGTGAAGCAATATCCCGGCACGTTTACGATAAGTAACGATTTTTCGGGCATGACCCAACTCAAAAGCTTCCTGGCAGAACTTGGCGGAAGTCCGAACAGCCTCAACGGCGCATTTTCCGAAGAAAAATACAAACGGCTTTCCACAAAATTGTGGGCGTATATCAACCGGAACAAAAAATATTTCTGGAAAGAAGGCGAAACGTTCCCAAAAGAACAAACGAAAATGAGTCAATTGCTTGCCAACGGCGAACTGTATCTGGGTTTTGGCTTTAGCGAGGGCGGTATTGAAGAAAAAGTAGTCAGTGGTTTGTATCCCAAAACCGTACGTTCCTACGCCTGGGAAAACGGTACGATAAAAAACGCCAATTATATGGGTATTTTGAACAATGCGCCTAACAAAGCTGGTGCGATGGCGGTGATCAATTTCCTGATCTCGCCAGCAGCGCAGTTTGAAAAATCGCATGCCAATGGTATGGACTCCAATACCGTCCTTGACTTGGAGCGCCTGCCACAAGAATGGGCAACAAAATTCAAAAACGCACCGCAACGGCAGTATGGTCTGGAAATGGATGATTTAAAAGACTACGCGATTGAAGAACCCGCCCCGGAATATATGATACGGCTGTATGAAGATTTTAGAACCCAGGTGATTGAAAAATAA
- a CDS encoding ABC transporter permease encodes MKNKGSILGIVFFVIIGVVPFFAAFLYALGYSFGILGILNDGFTTRFWEQVFISGEFLKSFGYSVAIALVSLVLSIGGALWVTLKFRRELDRKFLSFMLYLPLAIPGVVAGFFMIQLFSKGGFFARIAFQLGWIEKTSQFPDLVNDSLAFGIIITFITMLVPFFTLLFLNAYKNERIEELSILAHALGANVNQVTRRVVLPIILKKTGVLIALYFIFLLGAYEVPLILGQESPQMLSVLIIRETRQFDLSKISEGYVVAVIYTIVVSITAILLFLPKRKTVYEI; translated from the coding sequence TTGAAAAATAAAGGCTCCATACTCGGCATTGTTTTTTTTGTGATCATTGGCGTGGTGCCTTTTTTTGCAGCGTTTCTGTACGCGCTGGGTTACAGTTTTGGCATACTGGGTATTCTGAATGATGGTTTTACCACCCGCTTTTGGGAACAGGTTTTTATATCTGGGGAATTCCTTAAATCCTTTGGTTATAGCGTGGCAATTGCATTGGTTTCGCTTGTGCTTTCCATAGGTGGCGCACTTTGGGTGACGCTGAAGTTCCGCAGGGAGCTGGACAGGAAATTCCTTTCTTTTATGCTGTATTTGCCACTCGCCATTCCTGGGGTCGTGGCTGGTTTTTTCATGATACAATTATTTTCAAAAGGCGGCTTTTTTGCACGGATCGCATTTCAGTTGGGCTGGATTGAAAAAACATCGCAGTTCCCTGATTTAGTGAACGATTCGCTTGCTTTTGGCATTATAATCACGTTTATCACCATGCTCGTCCCGTTTTTCACTTTGCTTTTTCTGAATGCGTATAAAAATGAACGCATTGAAGAACTTTCCATTCTTGCGCATGCGCTGGGCGCCAATGTCAATCAAGTAACACGGCGCGTGGTTTTGCCCATTATTTTGAAGAAAACGGGGGTGCTCATCGCACTCTATTTTATCTTTTTGCTCGGTGCTTACGAGGTGCCGCTCATTTTGGGTCAGGAATCGCCGCAGATGCTTTCCGTTTTGATCATTAGGGAAACGCGCCAGTTTGACCTTAGCAAAATTTCAGAAGGTTACGTGGTCGCTGTAATTTACACGATCGTCGTCTCAATAACCGCCATTTTGTTGTTTTTACCAAAACGAAAAACAGTGTATGAAATCTAG
- a CDS encoding ABC transporter permease, which yields MKSSWKPYILTLIVLLITFPFIFMVLLSLSSSWRFPDVLPGYFGFKNWVTVLNSEAGLLQSFIISVVISLAVGMVSTISGFLISRAVFYHKNKRILTLFAYFPYVLAPVVFGACLSFFFLKIGLFGNVTGVIVAQFLVAFPYALIFFGSFWNKKIKSYEDLVATLGGTSRQTFFKVLLPLAKSMLLICFFQTFLISWFEYGLTSIIGVGKVQTLTIKVFLFIKEANYYYGALSCCLLIFPPVVLLYFNKRYVFKNLV from the coding sequence ATGAAATCTAGCTGGAAACCTTATATATTAACGCTGATCGTACTGCTGATAACCTTCCCGTTCATCTTTATGGTGTTGCTGTCGCTTTCTTCAAGTTGGCGGTTTCCAGATGTGCTGCCCGGTTATTTTGGTTTTAAAAATTGGGTTACGGTCTTGAATTCTGAAGCGGGATTATTGCAGAGTTTTATCATTTCCGTAGTTATTTCGCTTGCCGTGGGAATGGTTTCCACGATCAGTGGATTTCTGATCAGTAGAGCGGTATTTTACCATAAAAACAAGCGGATTTTGACCCTTTTTGCCTATTTTCCATATGTTTTGGCTCCGGTGGTTTTCGGCGCATGCCTTAGTTTTTTCTTTCTGAAAATTGGTTTGTTTGGGAATGTGACCGGTGTGATCGTGGCGCAGTTTCTGGTCGCTTTTCCGTACGCGCTGATCTTTTTTGGCAGCTTCTGGAACAAAAAAATAAAAAGCTATGAAGATCTGGTCGCCACTTTGGGAGGTACTTCACGGCAAACCTTTTTTAAGGTCTTGCTTCCACTCGCTAAAAGCATGCTCCTCATCTGTTTTTTTCAGACCTTTTTGATCTCCTGGTTCGAGTACGGCCTTACCTCAATTATTGGCGTGGGCAAAGTGCAGACGCTCACCATAAAAGTATTTCTATTTATTAAAGAAGCCAATTATTATTACGGCGCGCTGAGTTGCTGCCTGCTTATTTTTCCACCCGTGGTGCTGTTGTATTTCAACAAGCGCTACGTATTTAAAAATCTTGTTTGA
- a CDS encoding ABC transporter ATP-binding protein: MFLEVQHITKSFNYEHVVKDLNFTLDAHKTLSILGKSGCGKTTMLKIIAGLIKPDSGTLLLKGEDVTNARPEKRNIVYLYQEDLLFPHLNAFENIAFGLRLKKIPEPQINEKVDHMIASLELHGQASKMPTQLSGGQRQRVSFGRAIITNPSLLLLDEPFGSLDAGTRQRMQQLFKKLTQEFKITSLFVTHDLKEAVLMGDEIGFMRAGNLQVYKDKKDFINDPETGVQEEMKYWKSLGG; this comes from the coding sequence ATGTTTCTTGAAGTCCAGCATATCACAAAAAGTTTTAATTACGAGCATGTAGTCAAGGATCTCAATTTTACCCTTGATGCGCATAAAACGCTGAGTATTCTAGGCAAATCTGGGTGTGGAAAAACCACGATGCTAAAAATAATCGCCGGACTCATAAAACCTGATTCTGGCACACTTTTGCTTAAAGGGGAAGACGTTACAAACGCGCGTCCAGAAAAAAGAAATATCGTGTATTTATATCAGGAAGATTTACTGTTTCCGCATTTAAATGCCTTTGAAAATATTGCCTTTGGCCTTCGGCTGAAAAAAATTCCAGAACCCCAAATCAATGAAAAAGTTGATCATATGATCGCGAGTCTAGAATTACATGGTCAGGCCAGTAAGATGCCCACGCAGCTTTCGGGGGGACAGCGGCAACGGGTGTCTTTTGGCAGGGCCATAATAACAAATCCGTCGTTGCTTTTGCTCGACGAACCCTTTGGCAGCCTTGATGCCGGCACACGCCAGCGCATGCAGCAACTCTTTAAGAAATTGACCCAGGAGTTTAAAATCACTTCGCTTTTTGTGACCCACGATCTTAAGGAAGCGGTACTCATGGGAGATGAGATCGGTTTTATGCGCGCCGGAAATTTACAGGTCTATAAAGACAAAAAGGATTTTATAAACGATCCCGAAACTGGCGTGCAGGAGGAAATGAAGTATTGGAAGAGTTTGGGAGGATAA
- a CDS encoding nucleoside hydrolase, producing MTKKQVWIDTDLAAGMKRVNAEGFSDVDDAYAILQLMKAENVEIVGMSAVFGNTPLENAFPLCQKMNTEFAGGKIPVHSGAAEALNLHEIKTNDAVEALASALKKQKMIVLAIGPATNIALLLLRYPELKTQIEEVVLVAGRRKETDHFAIGNQGRRAQDLNFDLDNDAFRVLFESGVKVVLCPFEISNKVWLKKADLDQLAQGDAGNKWLAEVSQNWLAQWIHLGADGFNPFDVLASHYISAPEDLVMEELNAHLEIYPDDTVPENDRKAYKNYLLCDKNAGFPVMYCYDVVADYHERLMASF from the coding sequence ATGACAAAAAAACAAGTTTGGATAGATACTGACCTCGCTGCGGGGATGAAAAGAGTCAACGCCGAAGGCTTTAGCGATGTGGATGACGCGTATGCGATCCTCCAATTAATGAAAGCTGAAAATGTTGAAATAGTGGGAATGAGCGCTGTTTTTGGCAATACGCCATTAGAAAACGCATTCCCCCTTTGCCAAAAAATGAACACGGAATTTGCCGGGGGAAAAATCCCCGTTCATAGTGGCGCAGCGGAAGCGCTCAACCTACACGAGATAAAAACCAATGACGCCGTGGAAGCGCTCGCGAGCGCCCTTAAAAAGCAAAAAATGATTGTTCTGGCCATTGGCCCGGCAACGAATATTGCACTTTTACTTTTACGTTATCCCGAGCTTAAAACCCAGATTGAAGAAGTTGTTCTGGTTGCCGGTCGTCGCAAGGAAACCGATCATTTCGCCATTGGTAACCAGGGCAGGCGTGCGCAGGACCTTAATTTTGATCTGGATAACGATGCATTTCGGGTACTCTTTGAAAGCGGGGTTAAGGTAGTTCTTTGTCCGTTTGAGATCTCGAATAAAGTCTGGTTAAAAAAGGCAGATCTTGACCAACTCGCGCAAGGCGACGCAGGCAACAAATGGCTTGCCGAAGTATCGCAAAACTGGCTTGCGCAATGGATACATCTGGGCGCAGACGGTTTTAATCCTTTTGATGTGCTAGCCAGTCACTATATCAGCGCCCCAGAAGATTTGGTTATGGAAGAATTGAATGCCCATCTTGAAATTTATCCCGATGACACCGTCCCGGAAAACGACCGAAAAGCATATAAAAACTACCTTTTATGTGATAAAAATGCCGGTTTTCCGGTGATGTATTGTTATGATGTGGTTGCGGATTATCATGAAAGATTAATGGCGAGTTTTTGA
- a CDS encoding type II toxin-antitoxin system RelE/ParE family toxin, which yields MDGLALFWTATAKKQRNYVFDYWNNRNKSKNYSRKLNLSIRERTKLLKKNPEMGKKIDYAEMRSISMGHYSIIYKIAAEAIIIIAFWDNRQNPKKLLNFLKNN from the coding sequence ATGGATGGATTAGCTCTTTTTTGGACGGCAACTGCTAAAAAACAGCGCAATTATGTTTTTGATTATTGGAATAACCGAAATAAAAGTAAAAATTATTCTCGAAAACTAAACCTTTCCATAAGAGAGCGAACCAAATTATTGAAAAAAAATCCGGAAATGGGCAAGAAAATCGATTATGCAGAAATGCGCTCAATTTCAATGGGTCATTATTCAATAATCTACAAAATAGCTGCCGAAGCGATAATAATTATAGCTTTTTGGGACAATAGGCAAAATCCCAAGAAACTACTCAACTTTTTGAAAAATAATTGA
- a CDS encoding phosphotransferase, which yields MQKLTTNTPQLEAYLKSQGWLQAQEYIATIEKPGEGNMNFTLRVDTGERTFIIKQSRGYVEKYPQVEAPEKRALMEAEFYALTSKNTHLKGMMPNLIAVDTTNNVLQLEDLGSGKDYSFLYQKGKTIAEDELFQLMDYVAQLHNITAGAVENPISNPDMRALNHEHIFVYPYMENNGLDLDAILPGLASVGATFKKDTELQRKLKTLGELYLADGDHLLHGDYFPGSWLKTTQGIKIIDPEFCFFGPPEFEIGITIAHLKMADQPEKLVKSALKQYKKQAKLDENLKKQFTAAEILRRILGLAQLPLEIDLAKRKELVEEARNVILNT from the coding sequence ATGCAAAAACTCACCACAAACACACCCCAACTCGAAGCCTACCTTAAAAGTCAAGGTTGGTTACAAGCGCAAGAATATATCGCCACCATCGAAAAACCGGGCGAGGGCAACATGAACTTTACGTTGCGCGTGGATACCGGTGAACGCACCTTTATCATTAAACAAAGCCGCGGTTATGTAGAGAAATATCCTCAGGTAGAAGCACCCGAAAAAAGGGCGCTTATGGAGGCCGAATTTTACGCATTGACTTCAAAAAACACGCACTTGAAAGGGATGATGCCCAATTTAATCGCGGTTGACACAACCAATAATGTGCTCCAACTGGAAGATCTGGGCAGCGGTAAAGATTACAGTTTTCTGTACCAAAAGGGAAAAACCATAGCTGAAGACGAACTTTTTCAGCTTATGGATTACGTGGCGCAACTGCATAACATAACGGCAGGAGCTGTAGAAAACCCCATTTCAAATCCCGATATGCGCGCGCTCAACCACGAGCATATTTTTGTTTATCCCTATATGGAAAACAATGGTCTTGACCTGGATGCGATCCTACCAGGACTTGCCTCTGTGGGCGCTACGTTTAAAAAAGACACGGAACTTCAGCGTAAATTAAAAACACTTGGCGAACTCTATTTGGCTGATGGGGATCATTTATTACACGGTGATTATTTTCCCGGAAGTTGGTTGAAAACCACTCAAGGTATCAAAATCATCGATCCCGAATTCTGCTTTTTTGGTCCGCCGGAATTTGAAATTGGGATCACTATTGCACATCTTAAAATGGCAGATCAGCCTGAAAAACTGGTGAAAAGTGCCCTAAAACAGTATAAAAAACAGGCAAAACTGGACGAAAATCTGAAAAAACAGTTCACCGCTGCCGAAATTTTACGCCGTATTTTAGGACTGGCGCAGCTTCCGCTGGAAATTGATTTGGCAAAGCGAAAAGAACTGGTTGAAGAAGCGAGAAATGTAATTCTTAACACATGA
- a CDS encoding radical SAM protein, translated as MKSNFEEYYCIYWVFTQLCNDHCDHCYNNSGPQGTRISEKDCMAIIGNLPSGLKQIILSGGEPLADKKLLYAILDKLAQKYKNKLFVTLQFNGDLLNPEVLQTLIEKGVDRFSIASIDRYHKKQGARKEELSGLFESKGIEFVEGQPKITTEAKEKDILSRPLSYGFFGATEDMWLGGNWARGRALEKDIWLKDGTHNFCAIHSGARGFLGHEDANVMQELSIQLWKINPCCPGTKVPMGDARKERVSEVLERMSKHEVMQKLNKGDIYGVGESIGISAKEGLQRAIETGNVCLWCDAFFGKYYDMKKQEPKTAKVYTQKLDI; from the coding sequence ATGAAAAGCAATTTTGAAGAGTATTACTGTATTTACTGGGTGTTTACGCAACTTTGCAACGATCACTGCGACCATTGTTACAACAACAGCGGGCCGCAGGGAACGCGCATTTCCGAAAAGGACTGTATGGCAATCATCGGTAATTTGCCCAGTGGTTTAAAGCAGATCATTTTAAGCGGCGGCGAACCGCTGGCTGACAAGAAATTGTTGTACGCGATTCTGGATAAACTGGCTCAAAAGTATAAAAACAAACTTTTTGTCACGCTTCAGTTTAATGGCGATTTACTCAATCCCGAAGTGCTGCAAACATTGATTGAAAAGGGGGTTGATCGTTTTTCTATCGCAAGTATAGATCGCTATCATAAAAAGCAAGGTGCGCGCAAAGAAGAACTGTCAGGTTTATTTGAAAGCAAAGGGATCGAATTTGTGGAAGGCCAACCTAAGATCACTACCGAAGCCAAGGAAAAGGATATACTTTCCAGACCACTTTCCTACGGATTTTTTGGCGCTACCGAAGATATGTGGCTGGGCGGAAACTGGGCCCGTGGCCGTGCGCTTGAAAAAGATATTTGGTTAAAAGATGGCACGCACAACTTTTGTGCGATCCATTCTGGCGCGCGTGGGTTTCTGGGGCATGAAGATGCTAACGTAATGCAGGAACTTTCTATCCAGTTATGGAAGATCAATCCCTGCTGCCCAGGCACAAAAGTGCCTATGGGCGACGCCCGCAAAGAAAGGGTTTCTGAAGTTCTGGAACGTATGTCGAAACACGAAGTGATGCAAAAACTCAATAAAGGTGACATTTATGGCGTGGGAGAAAGCATCGGTATTTCAGCAAAAGAAGGACTGCAACGTGCCATCGAGACCGGTAATGTATGCCTGTGGTGCGATGCGTTTTTCGGAAAATATTACGACATGAAAAAACAGGAACCTAAAACAGCGAAAGTCTATACGCAAAAACTGGATATCTAA
- a CDS encoding pyridoxamine 5'-phosphate oxidase family protein, with protein sequence MSTKNLFSKEAKDKIKEMAESIDFTMMATDLKNTPFHTVPMSTKKVDDMGSVWFLSLRDSEHNSHIKTFGDVHLTYSDPSGMEFLTIYGTAEIRTEKVLLEEFYGKTDDNWFDGVNDPNLTAIQVKPQEAHYWEPKSGKFVALLKMGVGAVTGKKPDVSNEGDLKV encoded by the coding sequence ATGTCTACTAAGAATCTATTCAGCAAAGAGGCGAAAGATAAAATTAAAGAAATGGCAGAATCCATTGATTTTACCATGATGGCAACTGATCTAAAAAACACTCCTTTTCATACCGTGCCCATGAGTACCAAAAAGGTGGATGATATGGGTTCTGTATGGTTTTTGAGTCTAAGGGACAGCGAACATAACAGCCATATAAAAACTTTTGGGGATGTACATTTGACCTACAGCGATCCTTCGGGAATGGAATTTCTTACAATATACGGTACTGCAGAAATACGCACCGAAAAAGTACTTTTGGAAGAATTTTACGGGAAAACAGATGATAACTGGTTTGATGGTGTAAATGATCCCAACCTTACCGCAATACAGGTTAAACCGCAAGAGGCGCATTACTGGGAACCGAAAAGCGGCAAATTTGTAGCGCTTTTGAAAATGGGCGTAGGCGCCGTGACCGGGAAAAAGCCAGATGTTAGCAATGAAGGTGATTTAAAAGTTTAA